The Apium graveolens cultivar Ventura chromosome 11, ASM990537v1, whole genome shotgun sequence genome has a window encoding:
- the LOC141697612 gene encoding uncharacterized protein LOC141697612, with translation MRLQSGNSEARNKVIADFSKRQLEIGDGKVECIDTHRADVETEFVVPDEYVVKSPLKNPIKTLIDIIYPDFQNNLHSQEYLRSRSILTPTNVVVDDINAHILERVMGNMHTYLSQDSIEDRGVDENDFDSSFPVEYLNSINMPCMPKHELSWSCCYVDEEFKSDYGSMQWYKDDSYRLQKNSIEYQILCGSQVGM, from the coding sequence ATGAGATTACAATCAGGTAATTCTGAAGCTAGAAATAAAGTAATAGCTGACTTTAGTAAAAGGCAACTTGAGATTGGAGACGGAAAAGTTGAATGCATTGATACTCATCGTGCAGATGTTGAAACTGAGTTTGTAGTTCCTGATGAATATGTTGTCAAGAGTCCCTTGAAAAATCCCATTAAAACCCTAATTGACATTATATATCCAGATTTTCAGAATAACTTGCATTCACAGGAGTATCTGAGATCGAGATCTATTTTGACTCCAACAAACGTTGTAGTTGATGACATCAATGCACATATTCTTGAAAGAGTTATGGGTAATATGCATACTTATCTCAGCCAAGATTCAATTGAAGACAGGGGTGTTGACGAGAATGACTTTGATTCGTCATTTCCAGTTGAGTACCTGAACTCCATAAATATGCCATGTATGCCTAAACATGAGTTGAGTTGGAGTTGTTGTTATGTTGATGAGGAATTTAAATCAGATTATGGGTCTATGCAATGGTACAAGGATGATAGTTACCGGCTGCAAAAAAACAGTATAGAATATCAAATTCTCTGTGGATCTCAAGTTGGTATGTAA
- the LOC141696665 gene encoding squamosa promoter-binding protein 2-like: MSMTSKNPFDKVGEGDGVSGVGSEKGSRNKDAVVFRGAYGTVAPPRCQVESCCVDLSNEKYYRRHKVCQLHAKALVVILAGKQQRFCQQCSRFHELTEFDNAKRSCRRRLAGHNERRRKCSSETHKEASKPLLKGSGGHRQNDERGSVLPGKSSSEKYFRVC, translated from the exons ATGTCCATGACTTCCAAGAATCCCTTCGACAAAGTTGGAGAAGGGGATGGTGTTTCTGGTGTTGGTTCTGAGAAGGGTAGTAGAAACAAGGATGCAGTAGTGTTTCGTGGTGCTTATGGTACTGTGGCGCCACCGCGATGTCAGGTTGAGAGTTGCTGTGTTGATCTGTCGAATGAGAAGTACTATCGCCGCCACAAAGTATGTCAGCTTCATGCTAAGGCTCTTGTTGTCATTCTTGCTGGTAAACAGCAGCGTTTTTGCCAGCAATGTAGCAG GTTTCATGAATTAACAGAGTTTGACAATGCAAAGAGAAGTTGCCGCAGACGCTTGGCCGGACATAATGAGCGACGCCGCAAATGCTCATCTGAAACTCACAAAGAAGCGTCAAAACCTCTGTTGAAGGGCAGTGGTGGACATAGACAGAATGATGAAAGGGGATCAGTTCTTCCAGGAAAATCGTCTTCTGAAAAGTATTTTCGCGTATGTTGA